A DNA window from Vigna unguiculata cultivar IT97K-499-35 chromosome 10, ASM411807v1, whole genome shotgun sequence contains the following coding sequences:
- the LOC114165546 gene encoding ribosomal RNA processing protein 36 homolog — METQYEKFETEDSIPDSSSEDVSRWRPVARSQFLLLERSSKLQRRFKKRYNFLYENDLPAERQGLKKQLKKYKDPKRISEIEERISWIDKQMKSDSTKNIDTEILANHKKKEREATKQGKRPFYLKKSEIRKQRPIEKYNQLKSSGKLEAFVEKRRRRNAAKDHRYMPYRRSGDAE; from the exons ATGGAAACGCAGTATGAAAAATTCGAGACAGAAGACTCTATTCCCGACAGTTCCTCAGAAGATGTGA GCCGATGGAGGCCAGTAGCAAGAAGCCAGTTTCTGCTTTTAGAGAGGTCATCCAAGCTCCAAAGAAG GTTTAAGAAGAGGTATAATTTCTTATATGAAAACGATCTCCCTGCTGAAAGACAG GGTCTGAAGAAGCAATTGAAAAAGTATAAAGATCCGAAGCGCATAAGTGAAATAGAAGAACGTATATCATGGATT GATAAACAAATGAAGTCTGATTCAACGAAGAATATTGATACAGAAATATTGGCGAATcataaaaagaaagagagagaagcaACAAAGCAGGGGAAACGTCCCTTTTATCTAAAGAAAT CTGAAATACGGAAACAAAGGCCGATTGAGAAATATAATCAGCTCAAG TCATCTGGCAAACTTGAAGCATTTGTTGAGAAAAGGAGGAGAAGGAATGCTGCCAAGGACCACAGATACATGCCGTATCGTAGATCTGGTGATGCGGAATAA